The Mucilaginibacter terrae region TTGAGATTGCCGAAGAAATTGTAGCTAACCTGTTCATGAAAATTTGGGACGGCCGCTATGAGGCCAATGTGCAAAATGTTAAAAGCTACCTGTCAGTTTCGGTGCGCAATGCATCACTTAATCATACCCAAAAAGCGAAAGCCCCTGTCCATTCAATAGACGAGGTAGCTCATCAGCTGAACGAGGTGCAGGATCACAACACACCGCTCAACATCATTACCCGCCGCGAATCGTACAACCGCATCATCAGTTTGATTGATACCCTGCCGCCATCGCAACGCGAAGTGGTGTTGATGAGCCACGTTGACAACCTGAACAAGCACGAAATAGCCCAAACCTTAAATATTTCGGTACGTACGGTTGAAACAACCCTTTACCAATCGGTAAAAAAGCTGCGTTCCCTGCTTAAAGATTCTTATAATTCGGCTGCCAGTAATTAATCATTTCTTAATGTATTGATAACGCAACGCGCTACGTATGCGGTGCCGGTAAATCTGTCTTTATAGGTAGAAACAGATTAATGGAAGAGCACAGCTATCGTTTAATTATTGAATACTTCGAAAAAACCATCAGCGATGAAGGGTTAACGCAATTGCAGGACTGGATTGAAGAAAACCCCGAAAACCAGGCGCAGTTTATTGAAACCATACAAATACTGGAAGCATCAAGAGCATACGTTAACCAAAACCTTAACCAGCAAAAAAGCTGGAACAGCATACAGAGCTATATTGATGGCCCGCAAAAGGTAAGATCGTTACGTGTTTTAAAATACAGGTGGCTGGCTGTGGCTGCCCTGCTTCTGACGGTGTGTACTACCGGTTTGATCTGGTACAAGCAAATACTCAATGCCATAATGCCTATCGAATACGCCGAGGTAAGCAACGTGAACGGCAGGCATATTAAAATACAACTACCTGATAGCTCGGTAGTATACCTGAGCGGCGGTAGTAAAATAAAATACGTTAAATACTTTAAGGGCGATAAGCGCGACGTATACCTCAACGGTGAGGCCTTTTTTGATGTAGTGCACAAAACCAAACCCTTTGTAGTAACCAGCAGCGAAATATCGACCGTGGTATTGGGTACCTCGTTTAATGTAAAAGCCTATAACGGGGATAAAAAGGTAACAGTAACCGTGCAGAGCGGTAAGGTTGGCGTAATGGCCAAAGTAAACGGGCAAAACAAACTGGTTAAATACCTTACGCCCAACGAGCAGATAGAGATTAATACACTAAATGGTCTTTATGCATTTGGCAAGACTGATGCATCGGCAGTTAGCAGCTGGATAAGCAACGGCTTTAATTTTTACAACACCTCGTTAAAAGATATTGCAGCATCCCTTGAGCATCACTACGGTGTTCAAATTGACTTTACGGATGCCGAACTGGGGCACATTAAACTCACGACTAAATTTAACAATGCCCCGCTGCCACAGGTAATGGAAACCCTGAGCGAGCTTTCGGGCTTGGCTTATACCCAAAAGGGCAACCAGTTTTTCTTCACCAACACCGATCAAAAAGGAGGAAGCATCATGAGATAGACTTTTCCTTAACCTCAATTAAATAAAAAAGCCAGGACGTTGCTGGTAACAACTCCCGGCTCCAAAAAATTTAAACTCACGACTAAATAAGTATAAATTAAAGTAAATATATGAAAAAATCATGGTTATTGGCCATACTGGTTTTTTTACAAATGGCGGTTGCTTTCACTAATGTGCAGGCACAGGTCATCACTAAAAAGATAACTTTCGGGGGCAACGGCATTACGCTCAAAGCCGCCTTTGATCAGATCGAAAAGCTGGCAGGTGTTACCATCAGCTACAACAACTCCACTTTTAACGATAAACGTACCGTTACCCTAAACCGTGCCGAGCGCACCGTGCAGGAAACACTTACACAAGTATTACGCGGCACCAACTTCACCTTCAGGCCATCGGGCAATAACATTTTGCTGGTAGCCCAAAGCCGCGACAATATTGTTATACGTGGTAGCGTAATTGACGATGATGATACACAGCCATTAATTGGTGTAACTATCAGCAATGATCAAAAACGCACGTTGGCAGTAACTAATGCTGCAGGTCAGTTTAGTATAAATGTACCTGCAGGTACAGCCGTAACCGTGGGTTATGTGGGCTATACCTCGCAAACCGATACTTACAACTCGACTCAAAACAACCTGGTGGTGCGCTTAAAGCGTGGCTCGAGCGAGTTGCAGGAGGTGGTTGTTACTGCACTTGGTATTAAGCGCGAAGAAAAATCATTAGGTTATGCGCAAACCACCGTGAAAGGCGAACAATTAACCGAGGCCCTTTCAAACAACTGGACCGATGCACTTTCGGGTAAAGTAGCGGGCCTCAACCTCGTACGCTCAAATAGCGGGCCTACCGGATCGAACAAAATTATTTTACGTGGCGAAAACAACCTTACCGGCGATAATGAAGCGCTGATTGTGGTTGACGGTGTGGTAATTAGCCAGGGTAGTGGCCGCCGTACATCTAATGCGGGCGAATCGGTTTATGCAACATCGAGCGATAACCTGCCGGCCGATTATGGTAGCAACCTTAACGACCTCAACCCCGAAGATATTGAAACCGTTACCGTATTAAAAGGTCCTGGTGCTTCGGCTTTGTATGGTCAGCGTGGTGCAAACGGTGCTATTATCATTACTACCAAATCGGGTACTATCAAGAAAAAAGGCCTGGGTATTACTTTGCGCTCAAATTTAGGTTTAGAGTCGGTTAATCGCTGGCCCGATCTGCAATATGAATATGGCCAGGGTACTGCGGGCAGCAACTACTACTCATACCTTGCCGGTCCTGATGGTGCAAGCACCAGCGCAACCAGTTCGGCTTACGGGCCTAAGTTTGATGGGCAAATGTTCTACCAGTTAGATCCCGTTACCCAGGCGCAATCAACCGTGCGCACACCTTGGGTACCTTATAAAAACCAAACCCGTGAGTTTTTCGAAACCGGTAAAACCTTTACCAACTCCATCAGCATTGATGGTGGTAACGATAAAACCTCGGCACGCTTTTCGGCAACAAATGTTAAAAATGATTGGATTACCCCTAACACTGGTTATGGCCGTAACAGCTTAGCCCTGTCCGTTAATACCAAGGTTAGCGATAAATTAACCATTGCATCGAAAGTAAATTACAACAACAAAACCAGCGATAACCTGCCGGGTGCCGGTTATGGTAATCAGTCTTTAATGTACTGGTACATTTTCTGGCAGCCCAATGCCGATTTAAACTGGTTGAAAAATTACTGGAAGAATGGAAAAACCGACCGCGAAATCTTTTATCCGTTCAGTTCATTCCCCGAAAACCCATACGCTATATCGTACGAGTTTATCAACCGGTCAACCCGTAACTCGGTTACCGGTAATGTACAGGCCACTTATAACTTTACAAAAGAGCTGAGCTTGATGGTGCGCGCCACTATGGATATGGGTTATGAGCAACGTGCACAGGAGCGCCCTTATGACGCGGGCACCAAATACCCTAAAGGCTCGTTCCGCACACAAAACATTTACTCGCAAGAGGCTGGCGGCGATTTCCTATTACGCTACAACAAAAAAGTAACTAAAGATATAACCCTTACCGCTACCGCAGGTGGCAGCATGCTACGCAACACCTACAACCGCGATGAGGTGCGTGCCGACTCGTTGGTTTACCCGGGTTTATACTCTATGGCCAATGCTGCCGGTACACTGGTAACCTTGCCTTATAAATCTAAATACTCGCTAAATAGCTTTTACGGCTTATTATCAACCAGCTATAAAGATTATTTATTCCTGGATTTAACCGGCCGCGAAGACTGGGTAAGTACACTGGCCACCGCCACCCGTACCGATGATGTTGGGTTTCTTTTACCCATCGGCAAGTGTGAGCTTTTTGCCATCAGAGGCATTTAAAATGCCAAAGATATTCAACTATGCCAAAGTAAGGGCATCATTAGCCTCGGTAGGTAGTGGTACAACCACGCCTTACCAAACTACGTTCAACTACACGCCATCCTTAACCTCGCCGGGTTTGGTTAACCCTGGTGTGTTGGCCAATCCTAACTTAAAGCCCTTACGTACCACTACGTTTGAGGTTGGTGTTGAAACCAAGATGCTGAACAGTCGTTTAGGTTTTGACATTGCCCTTTATACCGGCGAAACCAAGAACCAGATTTTGAGCCGTCGCCTCGATCAATCATCAGGTTACTCGGCAGCCATATTTAACCTGGGCCGTGTAAACAATAAAGGTATTGAGATTGCCTTGAACGGCACTCCTGTAAAAACTTCAAAATCATTCAGTTGGACGGTGTTTGCCACCTTCTCGGCTAATAAAAACGTTATTAAAGAGGTTGACAGTGCCGTTGTATTACGCACAGGCCCTACAGGCGGCGGCCAGATTGTGGCTAACGTTGGCGGTAGCATGGGCGATTTATATGGCCGCGGTTACCTGCGTGCACCCGATGGGCAAATAGTTTACGATGCCGCTACCGGCTTTGCCAAACTTGCACCCGATGTAGTTTACTTAGGTAACACCATACCTAAATGGCGTACCAGTATGGGCCATACCTTTAAGTACAAACAGCTAAGTTTAAACGTATTGTTTGATGCCCAGTATGGTGCCGTTGCTTACTCGCTGTCAAACTACAAACTGTCTGAACAGGGGAAGAACACTGCTACTTTACCCGGTCGTTACAACGGTATCATTGGTAACGGCGTTATTCAAAATGCTGATGGCAGCTATCGCCCTAACAACGTAGTGGCATCAGATATTGATAATTACTACCGCTCGCACTTTGGTATTGATAATGCCGAAGGCAACACCTTCTCAACCGATTTTATCAAATTCCGTGAGGCTAACCTCGATTACACCTTCTCCCAAAAAGTGGCTTCAAAATTAGGAGTTCAGCGCTTATCGGTTGGTGTTTATGGTCGCAACCTGTTCATCTGGACCAAGTGGCCCATATTCGATCCTGAGTTTGGTACCCTTGCCGGAACCGACATTGTGCAGGGCTTTGAAACGGCTCAGTTCCCTTCCACACGCACCTTTGGCTTTAACTTAACTATTGGCTTATAACATATACCCAATGAAAAAATACACACACTTTATTATTACAATGGCGGTGGCTATCGTCATTGTGGCATCGTCAGGGTGTAAAAAAAACTTTATTGAAACCAATACCGACCCTAACGGCATAACCAATGCCCTGCCGCAGCAGCTATTAGGCCCGGCACTGGTAAATACGGTATCATACAATATGCTGCGCAGCCGTACGCTTAATAACGAGCTAATGCAGGTAACCGTTGATCTGGGTGACTCAGAAGGCCGAATTTTCAGGTATGATATACGTAACAGCGCAGCCGATTATACCTGGAATGGCTGGTACTCGCAACTGGTTAACTTTAAAGACATTTACAAAGTTGCCAGCGTTGCGCCTAACTATAATGAGAGCTATATGGGTATATCACTCATATGCCAATCATGGGTAATATCAATGCTAACCGATACTTACGGCGATGTGCCTTTTTCACAGGCTGGCTCGGCGCGTGATAGTTTAAACTACACCCCTAAGTTCGACAGGCAGCGCGACATTTATCTTGATATTTTTAACAAGCTTGAAGAGGCCAACACCCGTTTAGCTAAAGGCAGCAATGTAACCAGCGGCAACGGCGACCCTGTGTTTGGTGGTAACGCTGCAAAATGGCGCAAATTTGGTAACACCTTATATCTGCGTTTGCTCATGCGTTTATCGGGCAAGGCCGAGGTTTCGGCGCAGTGCATTGCCAAGATCAAGGAAATTATTGAAACCCGTGCAACTGATTATCCGCTTATGGCCAGTAATGATGATTCGGCCGTATTAAAGTGGACAGGCACCAACTTCCTTACCTCGCCATTTGTGGGTAATGCTGTAGGCAACGTACGTGCTCAGGATTTTAGGGCAACACCAATTGCCGAGTTCTTTATCAATAACCTCATTACCTGGAACGATCCGCGTTTATTTGTTCAAAACCGCTGGTCGATAGCCCCTTTCCAGGGTGCTTTTGCAGGTGTACCAAGTGGTTATGCGCCTGGGCAGGGCATAACCGGTAAATCATATTTTTATGCTACCGATAGCAACTTCCCAACCACGTTAATGAGCGAGCCTTTAATGGGCAACATCATGAACTACCCGGAACTGCAATTTATTTTGGCCGAGGCTGCAGCCAAAGGCTGGATAAGCACGCCTGCCGAAAATTACTACAAAAGCGGCATCACTGCAGGTATAAATTTTTGGTTGCCAACCTACACTGTTAATATCGATGCCTATTTAACGGCAGCTGATATTGTATGGAACAATAATGCAACGCTTGACCAAAAAATGGAGATGATACATGTGCAAAAATATTACTCCATGTTTTATACCGATTTTCAGCAATGGTTTGAATACCGTCGTACCGGTCACCCGGTGTTGCCTAAGGGTAACGGTTTGCGCAATAACGGTGTAATGCCGGCAAGGTTAACTTACCCGGTTTACGTACAATCGGCCAACCCAACCAACTACCGCGCTGCCGTTGCCGCACAAGGAACTGATGCTATTAACACACAGGTTTGGTGGCAAAAACCTTAATTAGTCAAATCAATAAT contains the following coding sequences:
- a CDS encoding RNA polymerase sigma factor → MYPQLSDEELMELLKADDHLALENLFNRYYKTLCQLSAVYTKDFEIAEEIVANLFMKIWDGRYEANVQNVKSYLSVSVRNASLNHTQKAKAPVHSIDEVAHQLNEVQDHNTPLNIITRRESYNRIISLIDTLPPSQREVVLMSHVDNLNKHEIAQTLNISVRTVETTLYQSVKKLRSLLKDSYNSAASN
- a CDS encoding FecR family protein, encoding MEEHSYRLIIEYFEKTISDEGLTQLQDWIEENPENQAQFIETIQILEASRAYVNQNLNQQKSWNSIQSYIDGPQKVRSLRVLKYRWLAVAALLLTVCTTGLIWYKQILNAIMPIEYAEVSNVNGRHIKIQLPDSSVVYLSGGSKIKYVKYFKGDKRDVYLNGEAFFDVVHKTKPFVVTSSEISTVVLGTSFNVKAYNGDKKVTVTVQSGKVGVMAKVNGQNKLVKYLTPNEQIEINTLNGLYAFGKTDASAVSSWISNGFNFYNTSLKDIAASLEHHYGVQIDFTDAELGHIKLTTKFNNAPLPQVMETLSELSGLAYTQKGNQFFFTNTDQKGGSIMR
- a CDS encoding SusC/RagA family TonB-linked outer membrane protein; translation: MKKSWLLAILVFLQMAVAFTNVQAQVITKKITFGGNGITLKAAFDQIEKLAGVTISYNNSTFNDKRTVTLNRAERTVQETLTQVLRGTNFTFRPSGNNILLVAQSRDNIVIRGSVIDDDDTQPLIGVTISNDQKRTLAVTNAAGQFSINVPAGTAVTVGYVGYTSQTDTYNSTQNNLVVRLKRGSSELQEVVVTALGIKREEKSLGYAQTTVKGEQLTEALSNNWTDALSGKVAGLNLVRSNSGPTGSNKIILRGENNLTGDNEALIVVDGVVISQGSGRRTSNAGESVYATSSDNLPADYGSNLNDLNPEDIETVTVLKGPGASALYGQRGANGAIIITTKSGTIKKKGLGITLRSNLGLESVNRWPDLQYEYGQGTAGSNYYSYLAGPDGASTSATSSAYGPKFDGQMFYQLDPVTQAQSTVRTPWVPYKNQTREFFETGKTFTNSISIDGGNDKTSARFSATNVKNDWITPNTGYGRNSLALSVNTKVSDKLTIASKVNYNNKTSDNLPGAGYGNQSLMYWYIFWQPNADLNWLKNYWKNGKTDREIFYPFSSFPENPYAISYEFINRSTRNSVTGNVQATYNFTKELSLMVRATMDMGYEQRAQERPYDAGTKYPKGSFRTQNIYSQEAGGDFLLRYNKKVTKDITLTATAGGSMLRNTYNRDEVRADSLVYPGLYSMANAAGTLVTLPYKSKYSLNSFYGLLSTSYKDYLFLDLTGREDWVSTLATATRTDDVGFLLPIGKCELFAIRGI
- a CDS encoding TonB-dependent receptor, coding for MPKIFNYAKVRASLASVGSGTTTPYQTTFNYTPSLTSPGLVNPGVLANPNLKPLRTTTFEVGVETKMLNSRLGFDIALYTGETKNQILSRRLDQSSGYSAAIFNLGRVNNKGIEIALNGTPVKTSKSFSWTVFATFSANKNVIKEVDSAVVLRTGPTGGGQIVANVGGSMGDLYGRGYLRAPDGQIVYDAATGFAKLAPDVVYLGNTIPKWRTSMGHTFKYKQLSLNVLFDAQYGAVAYSLSNYKLSEQGKNTATLPGRYNGIIGNGVIQNADGSYRPNNVVASDIDNYYRSHFGIDNAEGNTFSTDFIKFREANLDYTFSQKVASKLGVQRLSVGVYGRNLFIWTKWPIFDPEFGTLAGTDIVQGFETAQFPSTRTFGFNLTIGL
- a CDS encoding SusD/RagB family nutrient-binding outer membrane lipoprotein — translated: MKKYTHFIITMAVAIVIVASSGCKKNFIETNTDPNGITNALPQQLLGPALVNTVSYNMLRSRTLNNELMQVTVDLGDSEGRIFRYDIRNSAADYTWNGWYSQLVNFKDIYKVASVAPNYNESYMGISLICQSWVISMLTDTYGDVPFSQAGSARDSLNYTPKFDRQRDIYLDIFNKLEEANTRLAKGSNVTSGNGDPVFGGNAAKWRKFGNTLYLRLLMRLSGKAEVSAQCIAKIKEIIETRATDYPLMASNDDSAVLKWTGTNFLTSPFVGNAVGNVRAQDFRATPIAEFFINNLITWNDPRLFVQNRWSIAPFQGAFAGVPSGYAPGQGITGKSYFYATDSNFPTTLMSEPLMGNIMNYPELQFILAEAAAKGWISTPAENYYKSGITAGINFWLPTYTVNIDAYLTAADIVWNNNATLDQKMEMIHVQKYYSMFYTDFQQWFEYRRTGHPVLPKGNGLRNNGVMPARLTYPVYVQSANPTNYRAAVAAQGTDAINTQVWWQKP